In the Heteronotia binoei isolate CCM8104 ecotype False Entrance Well chromosome 13, APGP_CSIRO_Hbin_v1, whole genome shotgun sequence genome, one interval contains:
- the CBX2 gene encoding chromobox protein homolog 2 isoform X1: MEELSSVGEQVFAAECILSKRLRKGKLEYLVKWRGWSSKHNSWEPEENILDPRLLLAFQKKEHEKEVQNRKKGKRPRGRPRKNVEPEVPPKSKSSSSSSSTTSSSSSSDEEDESDIDTKRGQRSRESHPVPQKKAQILVAKPDNKDALRKKRGRKPIPPEQKAAKRTINLTKVLKTDRKEMGGGGPKLMSKIQPQHSAQSSGIAMLKSHMKEAQGAFGGFCSGASSADSLSNIVKANSPGSPNCSISWQSSIVHYMSRMSQNQSSTDASAVGRLMLKSAVSCKSGSGLDLKLKNQKSAGDLELTGQGSKVTKRPSGNAFGEQKTGFGAGAQNLHNGSKIPASSPSSQLASNQELSLQALNLQSVKNGPNSTGGSILPRHACGSVAKSAGSTTAMSTAASKGSGPTIGLNTANSDADAHKSEKPAQRTAASEKDLTTKSTATGAQEGCTAAENHKTSTPSEMSTGEEETTSDSDRDSASFPGAGQNMSVSIQTSQDWKPTRSLIEHVFVTDVTANLITVTVKESPTSVGFFNLRHY; this comes from the exons ATGGAGGAGCTGAGCAGCGTGGGAGAGCAGGTCTTCGCCGCCGAGTGCATCCTCAGCAAGCGACTTCGCAAG gGCAAGCTGGAATATTTGGTGAAGTGGAGAGGCTGGTCTTCCAA GCACAACAGCTGGGAACCTGAAGAGAACATTCTTGATCCCAGACTTCTGCTGGCCTTTCAGAAGAA AGAACATGAAAAAGAGGTCCAAAATCGGAAGAAAGGCAAAAGACCAAGAGGCAGGCCCAGGAAAAATGTT GAACCTGAGGTGCCACCAAAGAGCAAATCCAGCAGCTCCTCTTCATCAACCACctcttcatcttcctcttctgATGAAGAGGATGAAAGTGACATTGATACCAAGAGAGGTCAACGGAGTAGAGAGAGTCACCCAGTGCCACAAAAGAAAGCTCAGATTCTGGTTGCCAAGCCTGACAACAAGGATGCTCTTAGGAAGAAGCGAGGGCGGAAACCAATACCTCCAGAGCAGAAGGCTGCAAAGAGGACCATCAACCTAACGAAAGTCCTGAAAACTGATCGGAAAGAGATGGGGGGAGGAGGTCCCAAGCTGATGAGCAAGATACAACCACAGCATAGTGCTCAGAGTTCTGGCATTGCCATGCTTAAATCCCACATGAAGGAAGCTCAGGGTGCATTTGGTGGGTTTTGTTCTGGAGCATCTTCTGCTGACAGCCTTTCTAATATTGTGAAAGCTAACTCACCTGGAAGCCCAAACTGTAGTATCAGTTGGCAGAGCTCCATTGTACATTATATGAGCAGGATGTCACAGAACCAGAGTTCAACAGATGCTTCAGCTGTGGGAAGACTGATGCTCAAGTCAGCTGTGTCCTGCAAGAGTGGCTCAGGACTGGATTTAAAACTGAAAAACCAGAAAAGTGCTGGAGATCTGGAGTTAACTGGTCAAGGGTCTAAAGTGACCAAAAGACCTAGTGGCAATGCATTTGGGGAACAGAAAACAGGGTTTGGTGCTGGTGCTCAGAATTTGCACAATGGTAGCAAGATTCCTGCCAGCTCTCCCAGCAGCCAGCTAGCTTCCAATCAGGAGCTCAGTCTCCAAGCTTTAAATCTACAGAGTGTGAAAAACGGACCAAATTCCACTGGCGGGAGCATCCTTCCTCGGCATGCTTGTGGGTCAGTGGCCAAAAGTGCTGGCAGCACCACAGCTATGAGCACTGCAGCGTCCAAAGGCAGTGGGCCAACCATTGGACTGAACACTGCAAATTCAGATGCAGATGCTCACAAAAGTGAGAAGCCAGCACAAAGAACAGCTGCCAGTGAGAAAGATTTGACTACAAAAAGCACTGCCACAGGTGCACAGGAGGGCTGTACCGCAGCAGAAAACCACAAAACATCAACCCCATCAGAAATGAGCACTGGAGAAGAGGAAACTACCTCTGATTCAGACAGAGATTCTGCTTCTTTCCCTGGAGCAGGCCAGAATATGTCTGTCTCCATCCAGACTAGCCAGGATTGGAAGCCCACTCGCAGTCTCATTGAACATGTCTTTGTCACAGATGTGACAGCTAATTTGATCACAGTGACAGTTAAGGAATCCCCAACCAGTGTTGGCTTTTTTAATCTTCGTCATTACTGA
- the CBX2 gene encoding chromobox protein homolog 2 isoform X2, with translation MEELSSVGEQVFAAECILSKRLRKGKLEYLVKWRGWSSKHNSWEPEENILDPRLLLAFQKKEHEKEVQNRKKGKRPRGRPRKNEPEVPPKSKSSSSSSSTTSSSSSSDEEDESDIDTKRGQRSRESHPVPQKKAQILVAKPDNKDALRKKRGRKPIPPEQKAAKRTINLTKVLKTDRKEMGGGGPKLMSKIQPQHSAQSSGIAMLKSHMKEAQGAFGGFCSGASSADSLSNIVKANSPGSPNCSISWQSSIVHYMSRMSQNQSSTDASAVGRLMLKSAVSCKSGSGLDLKLKNQKSAGDLELTGQGSKVTKRPSGNAFGEQKTGFGAGAQNLHNGSKIPASSPSSQLASNQELSLQALNLQSVKNGPNSTGGSILPRHACGSVAKSAGSTTAMSTAASKGSGPTIGLNTANSDADAHKSEKPAQRTAASEKDLTTKSTATGAQEGCTAAENHKTSTPSEMSTGEEETTSDSDRDSASFPGAGQNMSVSIQTSQDWKPTRSLIEHVFVTDVTANLITVTVKESPTSVGFFNLRHY, from the exons ATGGAGGAGCTGAGCAGCGTGGGAGAGCAGGTCTTCGCCGCCGAGTGCATCCTCAGCAAGCGACTTCGCAAG gGCAAGCTGGAATATTTGGTGAAGTGGAGAGGCTGGTCTTCCAA GCACAACAGCTGGGAACCTGAAGAGAACATTCTTGATCCCAGACTTCTGCTGGCCTTTCAGAAGAA AGAACATGAAAAAGAGGTCCAAAATCGGAAGAAAGGCAAAAGACCAAGAGGCAGGCCCAGGAAAAAT GAACCTGAGGTGCCACCAAAGAGCAAATCCAGCAGCTCCTCTTCATCAACCACctcttcatcttcctcttctgATGAAGAGGATGAAAGTGACATTGATACCAAGAGAGGTCAACGGAGTAGAGAGAGTCACCCAGTGCCACAAAAGAAAGCTCAGATTCTGGTTGCCAAGCCTGACAACAAGGATGCTCTTAGGAAGAAGCGAGGGCGGAAACCAATACCTCCAGAGCAGAAGGCTGCAAAGAGGACCATCAACCTAACGAAAGTCCTGAAAACTGATCGGAAAGAGATGGGGGGAGGAGGTCCCAAGCTGATGAGCAAGATACAACCACAGCATAGTGCTCAGAGTTCTGGCATTGCCATGCTTAAATCCCACATGAAGGAAGCTCAGGGTGCATTTGGTGGGTTTTGTTCTGGAGCATCTTCTGCTGACAGCCTTTCTAATATTGTGAAAGCTAACTCACCTGGAAGCCCAAACTGTAGTATCAGTTGGCAGAGCTCCATTGTACATTATATGAGCAGGATGTCACAGAACCAGAGTTCAACAGATGCTTCAGCTGTGGGAAGACTGATGCTCAAGTCAGCTGTGTCCTGCAAGAGTGGCTCAGGACTGGATTTAAAACTGAAAAACCAGAAAAGTGCTGGAGATCTGGAGTTAACTGGTCAAGGGTCTAAAGTGACCAAAAGACCTAGTGGCAATGCATTTGGGGAACAGAAAACAGGGTTTGGTGCTGGTGCTCAGAATTTGCACAATGGTAGCAAGATTCCTGCCAGCTCTCCCAGCAGCCAGCTAGCTTCCAATCAGGAGCTCAGTCTCCAAGCTTTAAATCTACAGAGTGTGAAAAACGGACCAAATTCCACTGGCGGGAGCATCCTTCCTCGGCATGCTTGTGGGTCAGTGGCCAAAAGTGCTGGCAGCACCACAGCTATGAGCACTGCAGCGTCCAAAGGCAGTGGGCCAACCATTGGACTGAACACTGCAAATTCAGATGCAGATGCTCACAAAAGTGAGAAGCCAGCACAAAGAACAGCTGCCAGTGAGAAAGATTTGACTACAAAAAGCACTGCCACAGGTGCACAGGAGGGCTGTACCGCAGCAGAAAACCACAAAACATCAACCCCATCAGAAATGAGCACTGGAGAAGAGGAAACTACCTCTGATTCAGACAGAGATTCTGCTTCTTTCCCTGGAGCAGGCCAGAATATGTCTGTCTCCATCCAGACTAGCCAGGATTGGAAGCCCACTCGCAGTCTCATTGAACATGTCTTTGTCACAGATGTGACAGCTAATTTGATCACAGTGACAGTTAAGGAATCCCCAACCAGTGTTGGCTTTTTTAATCTTCGTCATTACTGA